A genomic region of Dickeya solani IPO 2222 contains the following coding sequences:
- the zorC gene encoding type I Zorya anti-phage system protein ZorC yields MSVGDAVMISALSRLSSEIAATVKRHIDTEATAFGDFPKLRAAEQYLAVKMEKSERTTVPPLTKRHKAIAALRQLKVLTRYDWQLIFAGLADSDPDATFPVLLEDDSLYNRVEQEIQQRIDSKKLKRREWKFLCSSYFGYHAKKPDENNNWCSLRDQLRIGYCVIKGQVRREKRWMAVIDEYQDLFTPDAGNLLANKMSSGKLVDFSALETVAQVPDDSWLWYRAFAVLLAKILELDDEAFKQHLPNLLELARQRERYKNIILRVCLTQYYRSSFRNTPHTQLKQMVLESWGSPQLRSKQNLWLTHLKDPDTSEKICGMVRSWLAKEDLTHFFQLLKGNDDADQARLFYWLRFANQMGFTRIVIGQDARHNMHSDFVAFRKKNKGRLSSLSGGNSADNAVIMQIGNYLFVEFSRTGNALYVYELSSAPFNPEKSDLHLNYELKAGTIKHRHAPTAFGYSDNHLTGWMINYEDELHKLGIKYQPADISASPSPIAVNTINAQSENATKGTREQEIRSLLKQLNATVSDKRNIGGALHVRLSSRNAENVEKLIRLGFKQKNGDPLTFWSK; encoded by the coding sequence ATGTCAGTTGGAGATGCCGTTATGATCTCCGCCTTATCCCGCCTATCGTCGGAGATTGCCGCCACCGTCAAGCGGCATATCGACACGGAAGCAACGGCTTTTGGTGATTTTCCTAAGCTCAGGGCCGCAGAGCAATATCTGGCCGTCAAAATGGAGAAAAGCGAGCGGACGACAGTCCCTCCTTTGACAAAACGACACAAAGCGATTGCTGCGCTTCGTCAGTTAAAAGTGCTAACGAGGTACGACTGGCAGTTGATATTTGCGGGCCTGGCAGATAGTGACCCTGATGCGACATTCCCGGTGCTGCTGGAGGATGATTCGCTTTATAACCGGGTTGAGCAGGAGATCCAGCAGCGTATAGACAGCAAAAAACTCAAACGGCGGGAGTGGAAGTTTTTATGTAGCAGCTATTTTGGCTATCACGCAAAAAAGCCTGATGAGAATAACAATTGGTGTTCGTTACGCGATCAGCTTCGTATTGGCTATTGTGTGATTAAAGGCCAGGTGCGTCGAGAAAAGCGCTGGATGGCGGTGATTGATGAATATCAGGACTTGTTCACACCGGATGCCGGGAATTTGCTGGCAAATAAAATGAGCTCTGGAAAGCTGGTTGATTTTTCTGCGTTGGAAACCGTTGCCCAGGTTCCCGATGATAGCTGGCTTTGGTACCGGGCATTTGCTGTGCTGTTAGCCAAAATTTTAGAACTGGATGATGAGGCATTTAAGCAGCACCTGCCTAATCTGCTGGAGCTCGCCCGCCAGCGAGAAAGGTATAAAAATATCATCTTACGCGTGTGTTTAACGCAGTATTACCGTTCTTCTTTCAGAAATACTCCACATACACAGCTTAAGCAGATGGTGCTGGAAAGCTGGGGGAGCCCGCAGCTGCGCAGTAAACAAAATCTCTGGCTTACTCATTTGAAAGATCCTGATACCAGCGAAAAAATTTGCGGCATGGTACGTAGCTGGCTGGCAAAAGAGGATTTGACGCATTTTTTCCAGTTGCTGAAGGGTAATGATGATGCTGATCAGGCGCGGTTATTCTATTGGTTACGGTTTGCCAATCAGATGGGGTTCACGCGCATAGTGATAGGGCAAGATGCTCGTCATAACATGCATTCTGATTTCGTCGCGTTCCGGAAAAAAAATAAGGGACGGCTAAGTAGTTTGTCTGGGGGAAATAGCGCAGATAATGCCGTAATTATGCAGATCGGTAATTATCTTTTTGTTGAATTTTCTCGTACAGGCAACGCGCTATATGTTTATGAGTTGTCCTCTGCACCGTTTAACCCTGAAAAGAGTGACTTGCATTTAAATTATGAGTTAAAAGCCGGTACGATAAAGCATCGTCATGCCCCAACAGCTTTTGGCTATAGTGATAATCATCTCACTGGATGGATGATTAACTATGAAGATGAACTTCATAAATTAGGTATTAAATACCAACCCGCTGATATTTCTGCATCGCCATCGCCAATCGCTGTAAATACGATAAATGCGCAGTCAGAAAATGCAACGAAAGGAACGCGTGAACAAGAGATTCGTAGCTTGCTTAAACAACTTAATGCCACAGTGAGTGATAAGCGTAATATTGGCGGAGCGCTACATGTTCGACTTTCCTCACGTAATGCAGAAAACGTTGAAAAGCTTATCCGCTTAGGTTTTAAACAAAAAAATGGCGATCCACTGACATTCTGGAGTAAATAA
- the zorB1 gene encoding type I Zorya anti-phage system protein ZorB1, which yields MFGQTFRIKTRRTDEAEKPFWISYADLMMAMMVLFLVVMVASLSSVTQRIQRVEQGEKLRGQDITRLCERLELHARNLNKTIVVDCRDNRISFGEAGRFDHNRFFLNADGQKALQDVVPLVLEAANSEEGQKWFKQIVIEGFTDTDGSYLYNLHLSLQRSEWVMCSLLDSRSRLQQQITPLQQEQIRKLFLAGGVSFNNAKESKEASRRVELRMQFFGLKDEHDKAAVDVDSVAGPTAEKCQLEMPL from the coding sequence ATGTTCGGTCAAACATTTCGTATTAAGACCCGGCGCACGGATGAAGCAGAGAAACCCTTCTGGATTTCCTATGCGGATCTAATGATGGCCATGATGGTGTTGTTTCTGGTCGTCATGGTTGCTTCATTAAGCTCGGTGACGCAGCGGATCCAGCGTGTAGAGCAGGGTGAGAAATTACGCGGGCAGGATATTACCCGCCTTTGTGAGCGTTTAGAGTTGCACGCCCGCAACCTCAATAAAACCATTGTTGTTGATTGCCGTGATAACCGTATCAGCTTTGGTGAAGCGGGCCGCTTCGACCACAACCGCTTTTTCCTCAATGCTGACGGTCAGAAAGCGCTACAGGATGTTGTGCCGCTGGTGTTGGAGGCCGCAAACAGCGAGGAAGGGCAAAAGTGGTTTAAACAAATTGTCATTGAAGGTTTTACCGATACCGACGGCTCCTATTTGTATAACTTACATCTTTCGTTACAGCGCTCAGAATGGGTGATGTGTAGCCTACTCGACAGTCGTAGCCGTTTACAGCAGCAGATAACGCCCCTGCAACAGGAGCAGATCCGCAAGCTATTTCTTGCGGGTGGCGTTTCGTTTAACAATGCTAAAGAGAGTAAAGAGGCCAGCCGCCGCGTTGAATTGCGCATGCAGTTCTTTGGCCTGAAAGATGAACATGATAAAGCTGCGGTAGATGTGGATAGCGTTGCCGGACCCACAGCAGAAAAATGTCAGTTGGAGATGCCGTTATGA
- the zorA1 gene encoding type I Zorya anti-phage system protein ZorA1, whose protein sequence is MEWLNSFLTILTSVQPEKVPLVVIIVVAVALVFFAALYVYRAIKIINKLKKQSVIISGWKNETTVVKLQKLSELFTGTPLAHSWREFAESLHQQKTLVDGELKLKDVRATAPAAAFFTEQQLIDIPLNTEFFKHLPGILTGVGIIGTFYGLMIGLNHFDPSTPEQVTSSVAALLRDVLYAFLGSFTAIAASILVTWLEKLSIAKCYKYLEQFTAAVDQLFETGVGEEYLAELVKSSNESATQAKQLKDSLVTDLRDMLQNLVASQVAENEKLAHTLSSTYRDTGQQFAEQVSGAIENSLKSPLDKIAGAVQTASGDQSGQVQNMLQDVLTAFMSKLDNTFGKQFENMQQMMGQSVGAIEAMQSGFAGLLQDMRNASEDTRQGSAELMSQLLNEMKSGQVAMQAGMNDMLASLQSSVAKIGAEGEGAGERMAQQLEKIFADSEVREKAMAEQMKAFIDSIQQTSQQGQSETMKQMAASVEALGEKLGSLFTQLEQGQQQLASHQQDTQTSLHQETQQIIAGFDEQVRSLLNALNEQQGATESTLRKLAEQTSAHLQDMNTGADKMRLAAERFETAGDKVKDANHLTADVLTKAQGAGNTLSQASQELSSVVADYRNNREAVAKSITLLEGIIANAQSELEARSQFLKELKQHNEGLHDYNREAKEFLENAGQVLANGFNQFSDGMKTSLDTTLGALDANLDSAVKRLGSGIDELGESIETLEEVLSKVSA, encoded by the coding sequence ATGGAATGGCTTAACTCGTTTTTAACTATATTGACCTCCGTACAACCTGAAAAGGTTCCGCTGGTCGTTATTATTGTCGTTGCTGTCGCGCTGGTATTTTTTGCTGCTTTGTACGTTTATCGGGCAATTAAGATTATCAATAAACTGAAGAAGCAGTCAGTAATCATTTCAGGCTGGAAGAATGAGACAACGGTAGTAAAGCTGCAAAAGCTTAGCGAGTTATTTACCGGGACGCCGCTTGCGCACTCCTGGCGTGAGTTTGCAGAGTCACTCCATCAACAAAAAACGCTTGTCGACGGTGAATTGAAATTAAAAGATGTGCGGGCAACGGCCCCCGCAGCGGCATTTTTCACTGAACAGCAATTGATTGATATTCCGCTTAATACCGAGTTTTTTAAGCACCTGCCAGGGATCCTGACAGGAGTCGGGATTATCGGTACGTTTTACGGATTGATGATTGGTTTAAATCATTTCGACCCCAGTACGCCTGAGCAAGTTACCAGCAGCGTGGCGGCGCTCCTGCGAGATGTGCTTTATGCCTTTTTGGGGTCGTTTACCGCCATCGCGGCGTCTATTCTTGTTACGTGGCTGGAAAAGCTGTCGATAGCGAAGTGCTATAAATATCTCGAACAGTTTACCGCCGCTGTTGATCAGTTATTTGAAACCGGTGTGGGTGAAGAATATCTTGCCGAGCTGGTGAAATCGAGCAATGAAAGTGCCACTCAGGCCAAGCAGCTTAAAGACAGCCTGGTGACCGATCTCCGCGATATGCTGCAGAACCTGGTGGCAAGTCAGGTCGCTGAAAATGAAAAACTAGCGCACACCTTATCTTCCACCTACCGGGATACTGGTCAGCAATTTGCCGAGCAAGTGAGTGGTGCCATCGAAAATAGTCTGAAGTCGCCGTTAGATAAAATTGCGGGTGCGGTACAGACGGCCAGTGGCGATCAGTCGGGTCAGGTACAGAACATGTTGCAGGATGTCCTGACGGCATTTATGTCAAAACTCGACAATACCTTTGGCAAGCAGTTCGAAAATATGCAGCAGATGATGGGGCAATCTGTTGGCGCGATTGAGGCTATGCAATCGGGTTTTGCCGGTTTGTTACAGGATATGCGTAATGCCAGTGAAGACACTCGGCAGGGCAGCGCTGAGCTGATGTCACAGCTACTGAATGAGATGAAATCCGGACAGGTAGCGATGCAGGCTGGGATGAACGATATGCTTGCCAGCTTGCAATCGTCCGTCGCCAAAATTGGTGCCGAAGGTGAAGGCGCGGGTGAGCGGATGGCGCAGCAGCTGGAAAAAATATTTGCCGACAGTGAAGTGCGTGAAAAAGCGATGGCTGAGCAAATGAAAGCGTTTATTGACTCTATCCAGCAAACGTCCCAGCAAGGCCAAAGTGAAACCATGAAACAAATGGCGGCGTCCGTTGAGGCGTTAGGCGAAAAACTGGGCTCATTGTTTACTCAGCTTGAACAGGGGCAGCAGCAACTGGCTAGTCATCAGCAGGATACTCAGACCTCTCTTCATCAGGAAACTCAGCAGATTATTGCCGGTTTTGACGAACAAGTCCGCTCGCTGCTTAATGCGTTGAATGAACAGCAGGGCGCTACGGAAAGTACGCTGCGCAAACTGGCAGAGCAGACGTCTGCTCACTTGCAGGATATGAATACCGGAGCCGATAAAATGCGCCTCGCTGCTGAGCGTTTTGAAACCGCGGGAGACAAGGTTAAAGACGCTAATCATCTTACTGCTGATGTTCTTACTAAGGCGCAAGGCGCGGGAAATACATTGAGCCAGGCCAGCCAGGAGCTTAGCTCGGTGGTGGCGGATTATCGTAATAACCGTGAGGCGGTCGCAAAATCAATCACGCTGCTGGAAGGCATTATTGCCAATGCCCAGTCTGAGCTGGAGGCACGTAGCCAATTCCTGAAAGAACTGAAACAGCACAATGAAGGGTTGCATGACTACAACCGCGAAGCGAAAGAGTTCCTCGAAAACGCAGGACAGGTGCTGGCTAATGGATTCAATCAGTTCTCGGACGGCATGAAAACAAGCCTGGATACCACGTTAGGGGCGCTGGATGCCAATTTAGACAGCGCCGTTAAACGTCTGGGAAGCGGTATTGACGAGCTTGGTGAAAGTATTGAAACCCTTGAAGAAGTGCTTTCTAAAGTGTCGGCATAA
- a CDS encoding cupin domain-containing protein, producing the protein MAYQLNLNWPEFLEKYWQKQPVVLKNAFPNFVDPITPDELAGLAMEPEVDSRIVSHANGQWQAWNGPFEQFDHLGETDWSLLAQAVNHWHAPSAELVRPFRVLPDWRLDDLMISFSVPGGGVGPHIDQYDVFIIQGMGRRRWRVGDKLPMRQFCPHPALLHVDPFTPIIDEELEPGDILYIPPGFPHDGLTFETAFNYSVGFRGPNGRDLISSFADYALENDLGGEHYSDPDLTCREHPGRVEGYELDRLRAMMIDMLNQPEDFKQWFGRFVTTPRHELDIAPAEPPYQQDEIADALMSGEVLIRLSGLRVLHVGDSVFINSERLETVAPEAADALCRYTTLGKKEFGEALHNPAFIAELTELVNQGYWFFDE; encoded by the coding sequence ATGGCTTATCAACTTAACCTTAACTGGCCCGAATTTTTAGAAAAATACTGGCAAAAACAACCCGTTGTATTAAAGAATGCCTTCCCGAACTTCGTCGATCCCATTACGCCGGATGAACTGGCGGGGCTGGCGATGGAGCCGGAGGTGGACAGCCGCATCGTCAGCCATGCGAATGGTCAGTGGCAGGCGTGGAACGGGCCGTTTGAGCAGTTTGATCATTTAGGGGAAACCGACTGGTCCCTGTTAGCCCAGGCGGTTAATCACTGGCATGCCCCGTCTGCCGAGCTGGTGCGTCCGTTTCGCGTGCTGCCGGACTGGCGTTTAGACGATCTGATGATCTCCTTTTCCGTTCCGGGCGGCGGCGTCGGGCCGCATATCGACCAGTACGATGTGTTTATCATTCAGGGGATGGGCCGCCGCCGCTGGCGCGTTGGCGATAAGCTGCCGATGCGCCAGTTCTGCCCACATCCGGCGCTGCTGCACGTTGATCCTTTCACGCCGATCATTGATGAAGAGCTTGAGCCGGGCGACATTTTATATATTCCGCCGGGCTTCCCGCACGACGGCCTCACCTTCGAAACCGCGTTCAACTACTCGGTGGGCTTTCGCGGGCCAAACGGCAGGGATTTAATCAGCAGCTTTGCCGACTATGCGCTGGAGAACGATCTCGGCGGCGAGCACTACAGCGACCCTGACTTAACCTGCCGGGAACATCCGGGCCGGGTGGAAGGGTATGAACTCGACCGTCTGCGCGCGATGATGATCGACATGCTCAATCAGCCGGAAGATTTTAAACAGTGGTTCGGTCGCTTCGTGACAACGCCACGCCACGAGCTGGATATCGCCCCCGCAGAACCGCCCTACCAGCAGGATGAGATTGCCGACGCCCTGATGTCCGGTGAAGTCTTGATTCGTTTAAGCGGGTTGCGGGTGCTGCATGTGGGCGATAGCGTCTTCATCAACAGCGAAAGGCTGGAAACCGTCGCCCCGGAAGCCGCCGATGCACTGTGCCGTTACACCACTCTCGGCAAAAAAGAATTCGGCGAGGCGCTGCATAACCCGGCGTTCATTGCAGAGTTAACCGAGCTGGTTAATCAGGGCTACTGGTTCTTCGACGAATAG
- a CDS encoding YjfB family protein: MDVSQIASLSTGLSNMQLSSEISTTVLKKSLDNQKDTVNSLIQSIPQLPANPAIGRNINTTA, translated from the coding sequence ATGGATGTTTCACAGATCGCATCACTTTCCACTGGTCTTAGCAACATGCAACTCAGCAGCGAGATCAGTACCACTGTTCTAAAGAAATCGTTAGACAATCAGAAAGATACGGTAAACAGTCTCATTCAGTCGATCCCGCAATTGCCCGCCAATCCGGCAATCGGCCGTAACATCAACACCACGGCATAA
- a CDS encoding NAD(P)/FAD-dependent oxidoreductase produces MQKKSVLVIGGGAAGHQIAYQLRDAANVTLVDPKTYWEVPMAVPRLLVDPDGLAARIPYDSFLGMAQHIQGKVVMLTDHSARVALADGREDTVPFDYAVIATGSAYIDPLIKAQAPLGVGRAAEIKSMNKRLREASAVVVAGGGPVGIEIAAELCEAFPGLAIALVHSGKSILNNAPDKFPRWAEKDLRAKGVKFALDDRVVSPAPGEQPQDGKVITQSGLVLAADAVIWAAGAKPVTDFVARSWPDAVQHDGLITVDHYLRVKGHETVFAAGDITHLPENRLAIVAGLHAKSIVTNIRALIAAKPSSQIRLKPYKPANPGKGMGKIMIVTLGRNDGLTSLPFGQFRAPFLARKIKSRDMLVGLSRKAVGL; encoded by the coding sequence ATGCAAAAGAAATCAGTCCTTGTTATTGGTGGCGGGGCGGCGGGGCATCAAATCGCCTATCAGTTGCGTGATGCGGCGAACGTGACCCTCGTTGATCCAAAAACGTATTGGGAAGTGCCGATGGCGGTTCCGCGCCTGTTGGTTGATCCTGACGGGTTGGCTGCACGCATTCCCTATGACAGCTTCCTTGGCATGGCGCAACACATACAAGGGAAAGTGGTGATGCTGACTGACCATAGTGCGCGTGTGGCGCTGGCGGATGGCCGCGAAGACACGGTGCCATTCGATTATGCGGTGATCGCAACAGGGTCAGCGTATATCGACCCGCTCATCAAAGCACAGGCGCCGTTGGGCGTAGGCCGCGCCGCCGAAATCAAGTCGATGAACAAACGCCTCCGCGAAGCCAGCGCCGTTGTGGTGGCGGGCGGAGGGCCGGTCGGTATTGAGATCGCCGCAGAGTTGTGCGAGGCGTTCCCCGGTTTGGCGATCGCTCTGGTCCACAGTGGCAAATCCATACTGAACAATGCGCCGGATAAATTTCCTCGCTGGGCGGAAAAAGATCTGCGCGCCAAGGGGGTTAAATTTGCACTCGATGATCGCGTCGTGTCGCCTGCGCCGGGAGAACAGCCTCAGGACGGTAAGGTCATCACCCAGTCGGGGCTGGTGCTCGCCGCCGATGCTGTAATCTGGGCGGCGGGAGCGAAGCCGGTGACTGATTTTGTCGCCAGGTCATGGCCTGACGCGGTACAGCACGATGGTCTGATCACCGTTGACCACTATCTCCGAGTGAAAGGGCATGAAACGGTGTTTGCTGCCGGTGATATCACTCACTTGCCTGAAAACCGGCTGGCGATTGTCGCTGGGTTGCATGCCAAGTCGATTGTTACGAATATCAGGGCATTAATCGCGGCGAAACCGTCATCCCAGATCAGGCTGAAGCCTTATAAACCGGCGAACCCCGGCAAAGGTATGGGCAAAATCATGATCGTCACGCTGGGTCGGAATGACGGCCTGACCTCGCTGCCATTCGGTCAATTCCGGGCGCCATTTCTCGCCCGCAAGATCAAATCGCGCGACATGCTGGTCGGCCTGTCTCGTAAGGCTGTTGGCCTTTGA
- a CDS encoding pirin family protein — protein MAHPLAFSAATRAIVHRTSGQRLGPLTRLMTPGDLGQRVKPFVFLDLFESIPSTGTGFRPHPHSGIATLTTFLEGSMTYGDTTGKQGAMSAGSVEWMRAGSGVWHAGEPAPDHMMRGYQLWIALPPSLELAPAQSLYLEPERIERDGPARILLGRYGSATSPIQLPVSITYLHVRLTDGERWIYQPGADHDTAWLALNSGKLRVGEAVLERELAVFAQGNEAIEMTAEGDVELVIGSSAKHPYPLVTGAYSVHTSIDALVEGERTIDQLQHSPAFAALNRRTALRS, from the coding sequence ATGGCACACCCTCTGGCTTTTTCTGCGGCAACGCGCGCCATCGTTCACCGTACGTCGGGTCAACGTCTTGGTCCACTCACCCGGCTGATGACGCCTGGCGATCTGGGGCAACGGGTCAAACCGTTCGTTTTCCTGGATCTGTTCGAGTCCATACCGTCAACCGGTACGGGTTTCAGACCTCATCCTCATTCGGGTATTGCGACGCTCACTACCTTCCTGGAAGGCAGCATGACCTATGGCGATACCACCGGAAAGCAGGGCGCGATGTCTGCGGGATCGGTCGAGTGGATGCGCGCCGGAAGCGGGGTATGGCACGCCGGCGAGCCCGCGCCTGACCACATGATGCGCGGGTATCAGCTCTGGATCGCGCTTCCGCCATCGCTTGAGCTTGCTCCTGCGCAGAGTCTGTATCTGGAACCGGAACGGATCGAGCGCGACGGGCCGGCGCGTATCCTGCTTGGACGCTACGGCAGCGCAACCAGCCCGATTCAGTTGCCCGTGTCCATCACCTATCTTCATGTTCGTCTGACCGACGGCGAGCGCTGGATCTACCAACCCGGTGCCGATCACGATACGGCGTGGCTGGCGCTGAATAGCGGCAAGCTGCGCGTCGGTGAGGCGGTGCTTGAGCGTGAGCTGGCGGTGTTCGCACAAGGGAATGAGGCAATCGAAATGACCGCCGAGGGTGATGTCGAACTGGTCATCGGTTCATCGGCTAAACATCCGTACCCGCTCGTGACGGGCGCCTATTCAGTCCACACCAGTATCGATGCGCTCGTCGAAGGTGAACGTACGATTGACCAACTACAACACAGCCCGGCGTTCGCCGCGCTTAACCGCCGCACCGCGTTGCGGTCATAA
- a CDS encoding FMN-dependent NADH-azoreductase — protein MSILHIDSSILGSHSVSRLLSADIVARQLNIHPGKTVIRRDLVADAAWHLSPDHLAVFQGGTPGTPALGQDIALGGAYINELFAADVIVIGAPMYNFSISSQLKGWIDRVLVAGHTFRYTEHGPEGLLPAGKKVFIASARGGIYSSDSPAAQFDHQEPYLTAALNFIGLTDITIIRAEGLALGDEAKTAAMAKARVEIDALIA, from the coding sequence GTGAGCATCCTGCATATTGATTCCAGCATTCTTGGCAGCCATTCCGTGAGCCGCCTGCTGTCGGCCGACATTGTAGCCAGACAACTCAACATTCATCCGGGGAAAACCGTTATTCGTCGGGATCTTGTCGCTGATGCGGCATGGCACCTGTCCCCCGACCATCTCGCCGTCTTTCAGGGCGGAACGCCCGGCACGCCGGCGCTTGGGCAGGACATCGCCCTCGGCGGCGCTTACATCAACGAGCTGTTCGCCGCCGACGTTATCGTCATTGGCGCGCCGATGTACAATTTCTCGATCTCTTCCCAGCTAAAAGGTTGGATTGATCGCGTGCTGGTCGCCGGGCATACCTTCCGCTACACCGAACATGGGCCGGAAGGGCTGCTGCCGGCAGGCAAGAAGGTTTTCATCGCTTCGGCACGCGGCGGCATCTACAGCAGCGACAGCCCTGCGGCTCAATTCGATCATCAGGAACCCTATCTGACGGCCGCGCTCAATTTCATCGGTCTGACCGACATCACCATTATTCGTGCGGAAGGTCTGGCACTGGGCGATGAAGCGAAAACCGCCGCGATGGCAAAGGCCAGAGTGGAAATCGACGCGCTTATCGCCTGA
- a CDS encoding LysR family transcriptional regulator, producing the protein MLDGVSLDQLRTFITAVDEGSFSAAARRLRRAQSAISELVRSLEEQLDVTLFDRTGRYPRLTPVGTALLANARDIVAGVDAMKSRAKGMAAGLEPELTIVVDVFYPIDVLTNAAKAFREQFPNVPLRIYVEALGAAYQPVLDRHASVGIVSFLPVTPPGIVTEPLGRITLAMVAAADHPLAAFQGPIPRQELARHVQLVLTDRSEHSRGREFGVMSPKTWRLADLFAKHAFLLNGLGWGGMPMHTIQSDLDSGRLVKLTIEDEPVNEPSMLMSAVYRIDNQPGPAGRWLIEHMTACSRHRSA; encoded by the coding sequence ATGCTCGATGGCGTATCGCTGGATCAATTACGAACGTTCATTACTGCGGTTGATGAAGGAAGTTTCTCGGCGGCGGCGCGCCGACTCAGGCGTGCGCAATCCGCCATCAGCGAGCTGGTGCGCAGTCTGGAAGAACAGCTCGACGTTACGCTTTTTGATCGCACCGGCCGCTACCCGCGGCTGACGCCGGTGGGCACCGCGTTACTGGCCAACGCCCGCGATATCGTTGCCGGCGTTGATGCCATGAAATCACGCGCCAAAGGCATGGCCGCCGGGCTGGAGCCCGAGCTGACCATCGTGGTTGACGTTTTCTACCCCATTGACGTGCTGACTAACGCGGCCAAAGCGTTTCGTGAACAGTTTCCCAACGTGCCATTACGCATCTATGTTGAGGCATTGGGTGCGGCGTATCAGCCGGTACTGGACCGGCATGCCAGCGTTGGGATCGTCAGTTTTCTGCCGGTGACGCCACCGGGCATCGTCACCGAGCCATTAGGCCGCATCACCCTCGCCATGGTCGCCGCCGCGGACCACCCGCTCGCCGCATTTCAGGGGCCGATCCCCAGACAGGAACTCGCCAGGCATGTCCAACTGGTACTGACCGATCGCTCAGAGCACTCCAGGGGGCGAGAGTTTGGCGTCATGTCCCCCAAAACCTGGCGGCTGGCGGACCTGTTTGCCAAACATGCTTTTTTGCTCAATGGGTTGGGATGGGGCGGCATGCCGATGCATACCATCCAGTCGGACCTTGATAGTGGCCGGCTCGTTAAACTCACCATCGAAGATGAACCCGTCAACGAACCGTCCATGCTGATGTCGGCCGTGTATCGGATTGACAACCAGCCAGGTCCCGCCGGTCGCTGGCTTATCGAGCACATGACCGCATGCTCCCGCCACCGATCAGCCTGA
- a CDS encoding amino acid ABC transporter ATP-binding protein: MSTIKHNSPPMITFVGVNKWYGDYHALNNITAEIRLGGVVVVCGPSGSGKSTLIRTVNRLEEIQSGIINFDGRDIHSANLNINDYRCNVGFVFQSFNLFPHLSVADNIMLAPVNVRKHGRPRARIRAVELLERVGLADKADAYPGQLSGGQQQRVAIARALAMDPPVMLFDEPTSALDPEMVGEVLQVMKSLARDGMTMMCVTHEMNFARDVADTIWFMDRGTLIETGKPEDFFTHPQSERAQKFLSELRAH; this comes from the coding sequence ATGTCAACGATAAAACATAACTCTCCTCCGATGATTACCTTTGTCGGCGTGAATAAGTGGTACGGCGATTATCACGCCCTCAATAATATCACGGCAGAGATCAGATTAGGTGGAGTGGTGGTGGTTTGCGGGCCATCAGGGTCGGGGAAGTCGACCTTGATTCGAACGGTAAACCGGCTGGAAGAAATTCAGAGTGGCATCATTAATTTTGATGGCCGGGATATACATTCCGCCAACCTGAATATTAACGACTATCGTTGTAATGTCGGGTTTGTCTTCCAGAGTTTCAATCTGTTCCCTCATCTTTCCGTGGCGGATAACATCATGCTGGCACCGGTTAACGTGAGAAAGCACGGTCGCCCACGAGCGCGCATCCGTGCGGTGGAACTGCTTGAGCGGGTTGGTCTGGCGGATAAGGCGGATGCCTATCCCGGTCAGCTATCCGGGGGACAGCAGCAGCGTGTCGCGATTGCACGGGCGCTGGCGATGGACCCGCCGGTCATGCTGTTTGACGAACCGACCAGCGCGCTGGATCCGGAAATGGTCGGGGAGGTTTTGCAGGTGATGAAGAGTCTGGCCCGTGACGGCATGACGATGATGTGCGTCACACATGAAATGAATTTTGCGCGTGACGTTGCGGATACCATTTGGTTTATGGACAGGGGAACCCTTATCGAAACCGGCAAGCCCGAAGACTTTTTTACTCATCCGCAGAGTGAACGGGCGCAGAAATTCTTGTCTGAATTACGTGCCCACTGA